A DNA window from Methylocystis heyeri contains the following coding sequences:
- a CDS encoding DNA-packaging protein → MLHASSLASATASEREDFVAELDGDEAVALPYLWEFWARPEQLLPPGDWVYWLPLGGRGFGKTRTGAEAVRRWVKTNAYVNIIGATMDDMRDAMIEGESGLLAVCPPHERPRYVAARNCLEWPNGARSLLLSAEAPERLRGKQHMKLWCDELAAWRYPEAFDQAVLGLRLGRQPQAVVTTTPRPTKIMRELLANPLTVTTRGSTYDNIANLAPGFVKKIIRKYEGSRLGRQELDAELLLDTPGALWTRALIEAAYLGREEAPQLTRIVVAIDPPATSGDNADECGVIVAGLSEDGCPCILADLASQGETPLGWATRAVEAARKFGADAIVAEVNNGGDMVETIIRQIDANIRVKAVRASRGKYARAEPVAALYEQGRVKHVGVFAKLEDQMCLMTPDFDRRAAGLSPDRVDALVWAVTELCLSAPDGTAIIDFYRRLTKPANN, encoded by the coding sequence ATGCTCCACGCCTCCTCTCTCGCTAGCGCGACGGCGAGCGAGCGCGAAGACTTCGTCGCCGAACTCGACGGCGACGAGGCGGTTGCGCTCCCCTATCTGTGGGAGTTCTGGGCGCGGCCGGAGCAGCTCTTGCCGCCGGGCGATTGGGTTTACTGGCTGCCGCTGGGCGGGCGCGGCTTCGGCAAGACCCGCACGGGCGCGGAGGCCGTGCGGCGCTGGGTCAAAACCAACGCCTATGTCAATATCATCGGCGCGACGATGGACGATATGCGCGACGCCATGATCGAGGGCGAATCCGGGCTCCTCGCCGTCTGTCCGCCGCATGAGCGTCCGCGCTACGTCGCCGCGCGCAACTGTCTTGAATGGCCCAATGGCGCGCGTTCGCTGCTGCTCTCGGCCGAGGCCCCGGAGCGGCTGCGCGGCAAGCAGCATATGAAGCTCTGGTGCGACGAACTCGCCGCCTGGCGTTATCCGGAGGCGTTCGATCAGGCCGTTCTCGGCCTGCGCCTCGGGCGCCAGCCCCAAGCCGTCGTCACCACCACGCCGCGACCGACGAAGATCATGCGCGAACTGCTCGCCAACCCGCTTACCGTGACGACGCGCGGCTCGACCTATGACAACATCGCCAATCTCGCGCCGGGTTTCGTCAAGAAAATCATCCGCAAATATGAGGGCTCACGGCTCGGACGGCAGGAGCTCGATGCGGAGCTGCTGCTCGACACGCCGGGTGCGCTGTGGACCCGCGCGCTGATCGAGGCTGCATATCTCGGGCGCGAAGAAGCGCCGCAACTGACGCGCATCGTCGTCGCGATAGACCCGCCCGCGACCAGCGGCGACAACGCCGACGAATGCGGCGTCATCGTCGCGGGACTGTCCGAAGACGGCTGTCCCTGCATTCTCGCCGATCTCGCCAGCCAGGGTGAAACCCCGCTCGGCTGGGCGACCCGCGCGGTCGAAGCCGCGCGCAAATTCGGCGCCGACGCGATCGTCGCCGAGGTGAACAACGGCGGCGACATGGTCGAGACCATCATCCGCCAGATCGACGCCAATATCCGCGTGAAGGCGGTGCGGGCCAGCCGGGGCAAATACGCCCGCGCCGAACCCGTGGCGGCGCTTTATGAGCAAGGCCGGGTGAAACATGTCGGCGTGTTCGCAAAGCTCGAAGATCAGATGTGCCTGATGACGCCTGATTTCGACCGTCGCGCCGCGGGCCTTTCGCCCGACCGCGTCGACGCGCTGGTCTGGGCCGTCACCGAATTATGCCTCTCCGCGCCTGACGGCACGGCGATCATCGATTTCTATCGCCGTCTGACGAAGCCCGCGAACAACTAA